One part of the Quercus lobata isolate SW786 chromosome 7, ValleyOak3.0 Primary Assembly, whole genome shotgun sequence genome encodes these proteins:
- the LOC115954176 gene encoding acid phosphatase 1 isoform X1: MIRAMVHQVREVLIYLFLAVFYKATGTVKPYWRPGSNLSPDNDRAYCLSWRLGVETNNVRAWRTVPSECKEYIENYMTRGQYYHDLNFITNQISSYADEIALSNDGMDAWILDIDDTCISNIIYYRGKRYGCDPYDPLGFKSWAMKGECPAVPFMLGLFDRLVQSGFKVILLTGRDEETLGQATTDNLLSQGFIGYERIIFRTTAYKGQKAVTFKSEIRKQLVEEGYRIWGNVGDQWSDLQGEFTGNRTFKLPNPMYFVP, translated from the exons ATGATCAGGGCCATGGTACATCAGGTACGAGAGGTTctcatttatttgtttttagcGGTGTTCTACAAGGCAACTGGTACTGTAAAGCCTTATTGGAGACCAGGAAGCAACTTGAGTCCTGATAATGATCGTGCCTATTGCTTAAGCTGGAGGTTGGGTGTAGAGACCAACAATGTGCGTGCATGGCGTACCGTCCCATCTGAGTGCAAGGAGTAcattgaaaattacatgactCGTGGACAATATTACCATGACCTCAACTTCATTACCAACCAAATTTCAAGTTATGCAGATGAGATTGCTCTTTCTAACGATGGCATGGACGCCTGGATTTTGGACATTGATGATACATGCATATCCAACATCATTTATTACCGAGGAAAGAGATATGG GTGCGACCCATATGACCCGCTAGGGTTTAAGTCGTGGGCAATGAAAGGAGAGTGTCCAGCCGTTCCTTTCATGCTTGGGTTGTTTGACAGATTGGTTCAAAGTGGATTCAAGGTGATCTTGCTCACGGGAAGAGATGAAGAGACCCTCGGCCAAGCCACAACTGATAACTTGCTTAGCCAAGGATTTATTGGTTATGAACGTATCATTTTCAG GACCACGGCTTATAAAGGGCAAAAGGCAGTGACTTTCAAGTCTGAAATTCGGAAGCAGCTTGTAGAAGAAGGTTACAGAATATGGGGAAATGTTGGAGATCAGTGGAGCGATCTTCAAGGAGAATTTACGGGCAATCGGACCTTTAAGCTTCCTAATCCTATGTATTTTGTTCCTTGA
- the LOC115951910 gene encoding uncharacterized protein LOC115951910 yields the protein MVGNPMKRNQNLYCQYHQEPGHTTEDCRNLRNHVDQLVQEGKLRHLLHHSSGQQEQANSEFQRDTSLRPPIGTINVILAALGRTGSCPSRVMSVARLSIKDDDRKSKKAKKEASPMLGLSDEDKIETIQPHDDALVVTLRIGGYDVKRVLVDQGNAVEVMYPDLYKGLNLKPEDLMPYDSPLVSFEGNTVTPRGQIRLPIQTGSDVVEVDFIVVDAYSPYTAIVARPWLYALGAISSTLHQKVKYPSKGQVKEIVGD from the coding sequence atggtaGGAAACCCCATGAAGCGCAACCAAAACCTGTATTGCCAGTACCACCAAGAGCCGGGGCACACCACCGAAGATTGCAGGAACTTAAGGAACCACGTAGACCAGCTGGTCCAAGAGGGAAAATTAAGGCACCTCCtgcatcattccagtggtcAACAAGAACAGGCGAATTCGGAGTTCCAGAGAGACACCTCCTTAAGACCTCCTATaggcacaataaatgtcattcttgctGCTCTGGGAAGGACCGGCTCTTGTCCTTCCAGAGTGATGTCTGTGGCTCGACTATCCATCAAGGACGACGATCGGAAGTCCAAAAAGGCCAAGAAGGAAGCCTCACCAATGCTGGGCTTATCGGACGAAGATAAGATCGAAACCATCCAACCCCATGACGATGCTCTAGTAGTCACACTTAGGATAGGAGgatatgatgtgaagagagtgTTAGTAGATCAGGGCAATGCCGTGGAAGTAATGTACCCCGACCTGTACAAGGGGTTGAACTTAAAACCTGAGGACCTAATGCCGTACGATTCCCCTCTAGTAAGTTTCGAGGGAAATACCGTTACTCCAAGAGGCCAGATTAGACTGCCCATACAAACCGGTTCAGATGTGGTAGAGGTGGATTTCATTGTGGTTGACGCTTATTCACCCTACACAGCTATTGTGGCTAGACCTTGGCTTTATGCCTTAGGAGCCATCTCTTCTACTCTGcaccagaaggtgaagtatccgtcAAAGGGCCAGGTTAAAGAGATTGTGGGGGATTAG
- the LOC115951909 gene encoding uncharacterized protein LOC115951909 has protein sequence MSKALDRISKSPFTRKIEGAKLPRQFHQPTFTIYNGRTDPVEHVSQFNQRMTVHFKDETLMCKVFPSNLGPVAMRWFDGLKPNSIVSFKQLTQAFGSRFIMCSRVSWPLDSLLSLSMREGETLKAYSDRYWKIYNEIEGNFDDVAINTFKSGLPAEHGLRKSLTGKPVTSLRQLIDWIDKYKKVKEDQQLGKVKAKIIPQERRDFRSDRFNNNNRPRRDFAG, from the coding sequence ATGAGTAAGGCATTGGATCGGATCTCTAAGTCACCCTTCACACGCAAGATAGAAGGGGCTAAGCTCCCTCGGCAATTCCATCAACCTACTTTCACCATATACAATGGTCGAACGGACCCCGTAGAGCATGTaagccagtttaaccaaaggATGACCGTTCACTTCAAAGACGAGactttgatgtgcaaagtattTCCGTCTAACTTGGGACcagtggcgatgagatggtttgatggctTGAAGCCAAACTCCATAGTTTCCTTTAAGCAGCTCACCCAGGCCTTTGGCTCTCGCTTCATCATGTGTAGTAGGGTTTCTTGGCCTTTAGATTCTCTACTGTCtttgtccatgcgagaaggggAGACCCTGAAAGCCTACTCGGACAGATACTGGAAGATATATAATGAGATAGAGGGTAACTTTGATGACGTTGCCATCAACACCTTCAAGAGTGGTCTCCCAGCTGAGCATGGTTTAAGAAAGTCCCTAACAGGAAAGCCTGTTACCAGCTTGCGCCAGCTCATAGACTGGATTGACAAGTATAAAAAGGTTAAAGAAGACCAGCAATTGGGTAAAGTTAAAGCAAAGATtatccctcaagagaggagggacttcaggtcggaccgaTTTAATAACAACAACCGACCGAGGAGAGACTTTGCAGGATAA
- the LOC115954176 gene encoding acid phosphatase 1 isoform X2 — MVHQVREVLIYLFLAVFYKATGTVKPYWRPGSNLSPDNDRAYCLSWRLGVETNNVRAWRTVPSECKEYIENYMTRGQYYHDLNFITNQISSYADEIALSNDGMDAWILDIDDTCISNIIYYRGKRYGCDPYDPLGFKSWAMKGECPAVPFMLGLFDRLVQSGFKVILLTGRDEETLGQATTDNLLSQGFIGYERIIFRTTAYKGQKAVTFKSEIRKQLVEEGYRIWGNVGDQWSDLQGEFTGNRTFKLPNPMYFVP; from the exons ATGGTACATCAGGTACGAGAGGTTctcatttatttgtttttagcGGTGTTCTACAAGGCAACTGGTACTGTAAAGCCTTATTGGAGACCAGGAAGCAACTTGAGTCCTGATAATGATCGTGCCTATTGCTTAAGCTGGAGGTTGGGTGTAGAGACCAACAATGTGCGTGCATGGCGTACCGTCCCATCTGAGTGCAAGGAGTAcattgaaaattacatgactCGTGGACAATATTACCATGACCTCAACTTCATTACCAACCAAATTTCAAGTTATGCAGATGAGATTGCTCTTTCTAACGATGGCATGGACGCCTGGATTTTGGACATTGATGATACATGCATATCCAACATCATTTATTACCGAGGAAAGAGATATGG GTGCGACCCATATGACCCGCTAGGGTTTAAGTCGTGGGCAATGAAAGGAGAGTGTCCAGCCGTTCCTTTCATGCTTGGGTTGTTTGACAGATTGGTTCAAAGTGGATTCAAGGTGATCTTGCTCACGGGAAGAGATGAAGAGACCCTCGGCCAAGCCACAACTGATAACTTGCTTAGCCAAGGATTTATTGGTTATGAACGTATCATTTTCAG GACCACGGCTTATAAAGGGCAAAAGGCAGTGACTTTCAAGTCTGAAATTCGGAAGCAGCTTGTAGAAGAAGGTTACAGAATATGGGGAAATGTTGGAGATCAGTGGAGCGATCTTCAAGGAGAATTTACGGGCAATCGGACCTTTAAGCTTCCTAATCCTATGTATTTTGTTCCTTGA